In one Nicotiana sylvestris chromosome 8, ASM39365v2, whole genome shotgun sequence genomic region, the following are encoded:
- the LOC104226586 gene encoding FCS-Like Zinc finger 10-like, protein MLRKRSRSHHKFQHMGQHLISDSYSQPDVLLANRKHNKNNNFFNVPVPAGVFVGLNNPTKASSESDSVRSPTSPLDFRVFSNLGNPFRNKATWGCCTKVGLGIVDSLDNDDEMKKSGKVLRSSDSKNILFGTQMKIKTQNFQTCVEEPKSLPKNISIFPHTLSKSSNLEKGNSDVVFGIGEAPLEHELSRNFRSFSLDSGRSIAHFASLANHSLNFGSGNGTNPVVSHTQCARGCSKLGPMPTSVGSSASLVGAISASDIELSEDYTCVRTRGPNAKVTHIFGDCILECHNNELTNFCKNASEKTTLPEVVDSSGVLTSYPSSDFLRFCYSCKKKLDGEDIYMYRGEKAFCSLNCRSEAILIDEEMEKLNNDSENTIKPNSRDEVFETGLFIAT, encoded by the exons ATGCTGAGGAAGAGGAGCAGATCACACCACAAATTTCAACACATGGGACAACATTTGATCTCAGATTCCTATTCTCAACCTGATGTGTTGTTAGCTAATAggaaacataataaaaataacaactttttCAATGTTCCTGTTCCTGCTGGTGTGTTTGTTGGGCTCAATAATCCTACTAAGGCTAGCTCAGAATCTGATTCAGTGAGAAGTCCTACTTCTCCACTTGATTTTAGGGTCTTTTCGAATTTGGGTAACCCCTTTAGGAATAAGGCTACCTGGGGTTGTTGCACTAAAGTAGGCCTTGGCATTGTAGATTCTCTTGATAATGATGATGAGATGAAGAAATCGGGGAAAGTTCTCCGATCATCGGATAGTAAAAACATTCTTTTTGGCACTCAAATGAAGATCAAGACACAGAATTTTCAGACCTGTGTTGAGGAACCTAAGTCACTCCCTAAGAATATATCGATTTTTCCTCATACCTTGTCCAAAAGCTCCAATCTTGAAAAGGGCAATTCTGATGTTGTGTTTGGAATTGGAGAAGCCCCATTAGAGCATGAGTTGTCGAGAAATTTTCGTTCTTTTTCTCTAGACTCCGGTAGGTCTATTGCCCATTTTGCAAGCTTGGCGAATCATTCCCTGAATTTTGGTTCTGGAAATGGAACGAATCCTGTGGTTTCACATACTCAATGTGCTAGAGGTTGCTCAAAGTTGGGTCCTATGCCAACATCGGTTGGCTCTAGCGCTAGCTTAGTTGGTGCTATTTCGGCGAGTGACATTGAACTTTCTGAGGACTATACCTGTGTGAGAACCCGTGGACCTAATGCCAAAGTAACTCATATTTTTGGTGACTGCATTTTAGAATGTCACAACAATGAATTGACCAATTTTTGTAAGAATGCTAGCGAGAAAACCACATTGCCTGAGGTGGTTGACAGCTCGGGGGTTCTCACTTCATATCCTTCAAGCGATTTTTTGCGCTTCTGTTACTCTTGCAAGAAGAAGCTGGATGGAGAAGATATTTACATGTACAG AGGTGAGAAAGCTTTTTGCAGCTTGAACTGCCGTTCCGAGGCGATTTTGATTGATGAGGAGATGGAGAAACTCAATAATGATTCTGAAAACACTATTAAGCCAAACAGCCGGGATGAAGTTTTTGAGACCGGCTTGTTCATTGCTACATAG